In Spirosoma aureum, a single genomic region encodes these proteins:
- a CDS encoding M16 family metallopeptidase, whose translation MNKRIGLLAGLTLLMGVALAQNKPKPEDVQTFTLKNGMKFMVLEDHSIPNANFYTFWKVGSRNEVHGITGLSHFFEHMMFNGAKKYGPKQFDRVMEANGGSNNAYTTENTTVYTDWFQSGALETIFDLESDRIRDLAIDPKMVQSERGVVLSERSTGLENSNYRVISELVQSVAFAEHPYMFPVIGFESDIKKWTQADLEKYFKTYYSPNNAVAVVVGDVTAAQVKKLAEQYIEPIPAQKLPDSLRTVEPPQNGERRATTYKDVATPNILLAYHTPESRHPDYYAIDLLSGVLSSGNSSRLVKSLVLDSTIASRAFSNFGESFDPNLFSVYAIAASNISAEQLERSVLNQIDKVIKDGITDVELQKLKNQKLMEFYRTMESINGKANSLGTYELFFGDYKKLYEAPALYEKVTKEDVQRVAKTYLTARNRTVGYLLPEPKANPAKNN comes from the coding sequence ATAAACAAACGAATCGGGCTACTCGCTGGGTTAACACTACTAATGGGTGTTGCGCTGGCGCAGAACAAGCCCAAGCCAGAAGACGTGCAGACGTTTACGCTCAAAAACGGCATGAAATTCATGGTTCTCGAAGACCATTCTATTCCCAATGCCAACTTCTACACCTTCTGGAAAGTAGGCTCCCGAAATGAGGTTCACGGCATTACGGGCCTATCGCATTTTTTTGAACACATGATGTTCAATGGGGCTAAAAAATACGGTCCCAAGCAGTTCGACCGGGTTATGGAGGCCAATGGCGGCTCGAACAATGCGTATACCACCGAAAACACAACGGTCTACACCGACTGGTTTCAGAGCGGTGCACTCGAAACAATTTTTGATCTCGAATCAGACCGTATCCGCGATCTGGCCATCGACCCTAAAATGGTACAGAGCGAACGGGGTGTTGTTTTGTCAGAACGAAGTACGGGCCTGGAAAACAGCAACTACCGAGTCATTAGTGAACTGGTTCAGTCGGTAGCTTTTGCCGAACACCCGTATATGTTTCCGGTCATTGGCTTCGAGTCCGACATCAAAAAGTGGACGCAGGCCGATCTGGAGAAGTATTTCAAAACGTATTATTCTCCCAATAACGCGGTGGCCGTCGTGGTCGGTGATGTAACGGCAGCTCAGGTAAAAAAGCTGGCAGAACAATACATCGAACCCATTCCAGCTCAGAAACTACCCGACAGTCTGCGCACCGTCGAACCACCGCAAAATGGCGAACGGCGTGCCACGACCTATAAAGACGTGGCTACACCCAATATTCTGCTGGCTTACCACACGCCCGAAAGTCGCCACCCCGACTATTACGCAATCGACCTGCTAAGCGGTGTCCTGAGTTCTGGAAACTCATCCCGTCTGGTCAAATCGCTCGTTCTGGATTCGACGATTGCGTCGCGGGCGTTTTCAAATTTCGGTGAATCATTCGATCCGAACCTCTTTTCGGTCTATGCCATTGCCGCCAGCAACATTTCGGCGGAACAACTGGAGCGATCAGTGCTTAACCAGATCGATAAGGTTATCAAGGATGGTATCACAGATGTTGAATTACAGAAACTGAAAAATCAGAAGCTGATGGAGTTTTACCGCACGATGGAAAGCATCAATGGCAAGGCCAACTCCCTCGGCACCTACGAGCTGTTTTTTGGTGATTATAAAAAGCTGTACGAAGCTCCGGCCCTTTACGAAAAAGTGACCAAAGAAGATGTGCAGCGCGTAGCCAAAACGTACCTGACCGCCCGCAATCGTACGGTAGGCTATCTATTGCCAGAACCAAAAGCCAATCCGGCGAAAAACAATTGA
- a CDS encoding protein-tyrosine phosphatase family protein gives MELYQIDERGSLFISPSIDNWEPISKLTIDVVFNLDYTLDQNIPEEMNKTLYIFFPFEDRELPDLQKLHGLAQFGASLINEGHQVLSHCGMGHNRSALLAGLILTYLGFSGKDAVRMIQARRQGALYNKMFAAYLETIPASETEPVSDRPISLFN, from the coding sequence ATGGAATTGTACCAGATTGATGAAAGAGGTTCTTTATTCATTTCGCCTTCCATCGATAATTGGGAACCAATATCGAAGCTTACTATTGACGTAGTATTTAATCTGGATTATACACTGGATCAGAATATTCCGGAGGAAATGAATAAAACACTTTATATCTTTTTTCCATTCGAAGATAGAGAGTTACCCGATCTCCAGAAATTGCATGGCCTGGCACAATTTGGGGCCAGTCTGATTAATGAGGGCCATCAGGTTTTGTCACACTGTGGTATGGGCCATAATCGTTCTGCTCTATTGGCAGGTCTCATCCTGACATACCTGGGCTTCAGTGGAAAAGATGCCGTTCGTATGATTCAAGCCAGAAGACAAGGTGCTCTGTATAATAAAATGTTTGCCGCTTACCTTGAAACGATACCAGCCTCCGAAACAGAACCTGTTTCAGATCGCCCGATTTCGTTGTTTAATTAA
- a CDS encoding DUF6580 family putative transport protein, with translation MKQQLNPRFTVLLLFIVLAAVLRIANSAQCSPLANFTPIGAMALFGGSYFKNYWKAFGLPLLTLFLSDLVINIVLYQGQFGIMYNGWYWIYGIFALIVWYGKVLLQKVSVKNVLIAALIGSVSHWLLADTSVWLAGGLDLRTNLPLSQDFAGWLQCITQGFPYMRNFLAGTLAYSALFFGAFEWLQTRYPKLAIA, from the coding sequence ATGAAGCAACAACTTAACCCTCGTTTTACCGTATTGCTGCTGTTCATTGTGCTGGCGGCTGTTCTCCGAATCGCCAACTCAGCGCAATGTTCTCCACTTGCCAATTTTACGCCCATTGGCGCGATGGCACTCTTTGGTGGCTCGTATTTCAAAAATTACTGGAAAGCGTTCGGACTCCCTTTGCTGACGTTATTTCTGAGCGATCTGGTTATCAATATCGTTCTTTACCAAGGGCAGTTCGGCATAATGTATAATGGCTGGTACTGGATTTATGGCATTTTTGCCCTGATCGTTTGGTACGGAAAGGTCTTGCTGCAAAAAGTGTCGGTTAAGAACGTACTTATAGCGGCTCTGATTGGGTCGGTGTCGCACTGGCTCCTGGCCGATACCAGCGTTTGGCTGGCTGGTGGTCTGGATCTGCGCACCAACCTACCCCTCTCACAAGACTTCGCCGGTTGGTTGCAGTGCATTACACAAGGTTTTCCGTACATGCGGAATTTTCTGGCAGGTACGTTAGCCTACAGCGCCTTATTCTTCGGTGCATTCGAATGGCTACAAACACGCTACCCCAAACTGGCTATAGCCTGA
- a CDS encoding TonB-dependent receptor plug domain-containing protein yields MMSKIITLFSACLAVSCLPALGQEIPPSSTTRSLQLDAVTVTANKIEQKLSQTGKVVTVLSDSVLQRYATQSVSELLSRQAGLQIVGSNGPLGTNPDIYLRGASAGNTLILLDGLPVYDPSGTANTFDLNLLTVGECDRIEILRGAQSTSYGSDAVAGVINIFTKRAGNNAVGNKPVGVTASVNYGTYNTFRGTVGVSGQTSRLSYNVQYTRLSSDGFSAATDRTGNQNFDNDGYKQNALLANLTLQLTSRLSWKLQGMTTGYTADIDNGAFADEKDYIYKNQFKRLATGLEYKHKHGRLMINYGLSDSRRTYKNDSTKVESGASELYSSQEYGGIAHFAEIYHNLKLGSWGELLTGADYRFSNTDQSYLSISSFGPYQSPPIGADTARIGQVGVYATGILTPYQGLSVELGGRFNRNSLYGNVFTYSFNPSYLISDRIKVFVNLSSGFRAPTLYQLFSPYGNKALRPEHSWSTEAGVQLFTRSRNAWIRAVYFDRQIKDVLFFESLNSAPYGRYINFDRQHDHGLEVEAQTELNKLTLSGNVMLLTGEVKTNVAGRDTTYNNLFRRPKTQVNLTAGYRFIPKLFVSATIRSIGERTDRFYNSETFNTDNITLAAYTTVDLYAEGKLTPMLRLYADVRNVFDQTYYDIYGYNTRRRNASVGVRFTW; encoded by the coding sequence ATGATGAGCAAAATCATTACTTTATTCTCGGCCTGTCTGGCCGTATCCTGTCTGCCTGCATTGGGGCAGGAAATTCCTCCATCGTCTACAACCCGTTCGCTTCAGTTGGATGCCGTAACGGTAACGGCCAACAAGATCGAGCAAAAACTCTCGCAAACCGGTAAGGTCGTTACGGTATTGTCAGATTCTGTGCTACAACGTTACGCCACGCAATCGGTCAGTGAACTGCTCTCCCGGCAGGCTGGTCTGCAAATTGTGGGTTCTAATGGGCCATTAGGCACCAATCCTGACATTTATCTGCGGGGCGCTTCGGCCGGAAATACGCTGATTCTGTTAGATGGCCTGCCCGTTTATGACCCATCCGGAACCGCCAACACATTCGACCTGAATCTGCTTACGGTCGGAGAATGCGACCGGATCGAAATTCTACGGGGAGCGCAGTCAACCAGTTACGGGTCCGATGCGGTGGCGGGCGTAATCAATATTTTTACGAAACGGGCAGGGAACAATGCCGTTGGCAACAAACCGGTTGGCGTTACGGCTTCGGTCAATTACGGGACGTATAATACCTTCCGGGGAACGGTTGGCGTGAGCGGTCAGACAAGCCGACTTTCCTATAACGTCCAATACACACGGCTGTCTTCAGACGGGTTTTCGGCTGCCACCGACCGCACGGGCAATCAGAATTTCGACAACGACGGTTATAAACAGAATGCGCTACTGGCCAATCTGACCCTACAACTCACATCGCGTCTGAGCTGGAAATTACAGGGCATGACAACAGGCTATACGGCTGATATTGACAACGGTGCTTTCGCCGACGAAAAAGATTATATCTACAAGAACCAGTTTAAGCGATTGGCTACTGGTCTGGAATACAAGCACAAACATGGCCGATTGATGATCAATTATGGCCTTAGCGACAGTCGTCGAACGTATAAAAACGATTCAACAAAAGTTGAGTCGGGCGCTTCTGAACTTTATTCATCTCAGGAGTATGGCGGCATTGCTCATTTTGCCGAGATCTATCATAACCTCAAACTGGGTTCCTGGGGCGAATTGCTGACGGGGGCCGATTATCGGTTCAGCAATACGGATCAAAGCTACTTGTCGATCAGCTCGTTTGGGCCGTATCAGTCGCCCCCTATCGGTGCCGACACCGCCCGGATCGGGCAGGTAGGCGTCTATGCTACGGGGATTCTGACACCTTACCAGGGTTTATCCGTTGAATTAGGTGGCCGGTTTAACCGCAATTCGCTGTATGGTAACGTATTTACGTATTCCTTCAATCCGTCGTACCTGATCTCTGACCGGATTAAAGTATTTGTCAATCTGTCATCCGGTTTCCGGGCTCCGACGTTATACCAGCTGTTTTCGCCCTATGGCAACAAAGCGCTTCGTCCCGAACATAGCTGGTCGACGGAAGCGGGCGTACAGCTATTTACCCGTAGCCGAAACGCCTGGATACGTGCCGTCTATTTCGACCGGCAGATCAAAGACGTACTGTTCTTTGAATCGCTGAATTCAGCTCCGTATGGCCGCTACATCAACTTCGACCGCCAACATGATCATGGCTTGGAAGTAGAAGCGCAAACCGAACTGAACAAACTGACGCTATCAGGGAACGTTATGCTGCTCACAGGTGAGGTGAAGACAAACGTTGCGGGTCGCGATACGACATATAATAACCTGTTCCGGCGTCCGAAAACGCAGGTGAATCTAACCGCAGGTTATCGGTTCATTCCGAAACTGTTCGTTTCAGCAACAATTCGGTCGATTGGAGAACGTACCGATCGATTCTACAACAGCGAAACATTCAATACCGACAACATAACGCTGGCCGCTTATACAACGGTCGATCTCTATGCAGAAGGGAAACTTACCCCCATGTTGCGCCTGTATGCCGACGTTCGTAATGTATTTGACCAAACGTATTACGATATTTACGGCTACAACACCCGCCGTCGAAACGCCAGCGTTGGCGTTCGCTTTACCTGGTAA
- a CDS encoding M20/M25/M40 family metallo-hydrolase: protein MATRQKESAPRLIVHVITAAFWLGLILLPSSLVAQKLSPQKLDALVDKQMWLAIDELSEYVSLPNDAVNPADILKNIVWTEKALTKRGFQTTVLKTNQLPLVLGEKTVPKATQTVLFYFHLDGQPVRASEWNQKDPFVSVLKEKTSTGEYKDLSGNLPKTGVNDEWRLFGRSTSDDKGPIIMMLNALDILQTEKQTPPFNIKIIIDTEEEKGSGGLKGALASYKNKLQADFMIVMDGPMHSSNIPTLTFGCRGNAGFTITTYGPVTPQHSGHFGNYAPNPAFRLARLITSMKDEQGRVLIPGFYDGITFDDETKKIMAAVPDNKQDINKALMIVEEEKVGNNYQESLQYPSLNIKGMKAAVVGKGSGTIVPEEAVATFDIRLVPETDGKRMVELVKKHIEKQGFTVLDHAPTPEERLKYAQIVFFEGNAGTPAFRTNINEPMGVWLRKAVSDGFGKEPVIIRIMGGTVPVVPFIQALQVPAVIVPLVNMDNNQHSPNENLRLGNLRTGIKTCLSILTEPLQQRAH, encoded by the coding sequence ATGGCTACCAGACAAAAAGAATCAGCACCCCGACTCATCGTTCATGTAATTACGGCCGCTTTCTGGCTGGGTCTCATCCTGTTACCATCGAGCCTTGTTGCCCAGAAATTAAGTCCCCAAAAACTGGATGCCCTTGTCGATAAACAGATGTGGCTGGCTATTGATGAACTCAGCGAATATGTGTCCTTGCCCAATGATGCCGTCAATCCCGCCGATATTCTTAAAAACATAGTCTGGACTGAAAAGGCGTTGACGAAGCGGGGTTTTCAGACAACGGTGCTTAAAACCAATCAATTGCCCTTGGTTTTAGGAGAGAAAACAGTCCCGAAAGCCACTCAAACGGTTTTGTTCTATTTCCACCTGGATGGCCAGCCTGTTCGAGCCAGCGAGTGGAATCAGAAAGATCCGTTTGTGTCGGTACTTAAAGAAAAAACCAGCACGGGAGAATATAAAGACTTGAGTGGCAACTTGCCCAAAACAGGGGTTAATGACGAGTGGCGCCTGTTTGGCCGCTCTACATCGGATGACAAAGGGCCAATTATTATGATGCTCAATGCGCTCGATATTCTCCAGACTGAAAAGCAAACCCCGCCTTTTAACATCAAAATCATTATTGATACGGAGGAAGAGAAAGGATCGGGTGGGTTGAAAGGAGCGTTGGCCTCCTACAAAAACAAATTGCAGGCCGATTTTATGATTGTGATGGATGGTCCCATGCATTCGTCTAACATACCGACTCTAACGTTTGGTTGCCGGGGTAATGCGGGTTTCACCATAACTACTTATGGGCCGGTTACCCCACAGCACAGCGGGCATTTTGGCAATTATGCACCAAATCCGGCATTTCGGCTGGCCCGGCTGATAACGTCAATGAAAGATGAGCAGGGACGGGTTTTGATTCCAGGATTCTACGATGGCATTACGTTTGACGACGAGACCAAAAAAATCATGGCAGCTGTGCCCGATAATAAACAGGATATCAACAAGGCACTGATGATCGTTGAGGAGGAGAAAGTAGGCAATAACTATCAGGAGTCTCTGCAATATCCATCGCTCAACATCAAGGGAATGAAGGCGGCTGTAGTTGGTAAAGGGTCTGGAACCATCGTGCCCGAAGAAGCTGTTGCGACTTTCGATATTCGCCTGGTGCCCGAAACCGACGGTAAACGGATGGTCGAACTGGTTAAAAAGCACATTGAAAAGCAGGGCTTTACGGTGCTGGATCATGCACCGACGCCCGAAGAACGGCTAAAATATGCTCAGATCGTTTTCTTTGAAGGTAATGCCGGAACGCCCGCTTTTCGCACAAATATCAACGAACCGATGGGCGTTTGGTTACGTAAAGCTGTATCTGATGGATTCGGGAAAGAGCCGGTCATAATTCGGATTATGGGCGGAACGGTGCCTGTTGTGCCATTTATTCAGGCACTTCAGGTTCCTGCTGTCATTGTTCCCTTAGTAAATATGGATAACAATCAGCATAGCCCGAACGAAAACCTAAGGCTTGGCAACCTGCGAACCGGTATAAAAACCTGCCTTTCTATTCTTACTGAACCACTTCAGCAAAGGGCTCATTAA
- a CDS encoding ABC transporter substrate-binding protein — protein sequence MKACSFLPAATQMVYDMGLQDLLYGVTFECPEPSRAENEILVRCVLEGHDYSSEEIDRIFSASKAEGRSLYYVDEEKLHQIAPDIIFTQDVCEVCQIDTKCTQAVLDRLPNMPNVVALTPQSLTDVFDTATTIATALGHEEAAYTYLNGLRTRIDAVIDRLRAGRVLPKRVMVMEWMAPIYNCGHWIPHQIAYAGGIDMLGNPSGDSIVTSWEKVRRYDPEVLVIAPCGFTTERTLQELPILEKQSGWHSLRAVANKAVYIADYDLFTQPSPATLVDGIELLAACFHPDIFAIPAALESKVYDLYASTAGVPASGYGRSTER from the coding sequence ATGAAAGCTTGTTCTTTTCTGCCCGCAGCCACGCAGATGGTCTATGACATGGGCCTACAGGATTTGCTGTATGGGGTTACGTTTGAATGCCCGGAGCCCTCTCGCGCCGAAAACGAAATTCTGGTTCGATGCGTCCTCGAAGGCCACGATTACAGTAGCGAAGAGATCGACCGGATTTTCTCAGCCTCAAAAGCTGAAGGAAGAAGCCTCTATTACGTTGACGAAGAGAAGCTGCATCAGATCGCGCCCGATATAATTTTCACACAGGATGTCTGCGAGGTGTGTCAGATCGATACGAAATGTACGCAGGCAGTACTCGACCGCTTGCCCAACATGCCTAACGTCGTGGCTTTGACTCCGCAGAGTCTCACCGATGTATTCGACACCGCAACAACAATTGCAACAGCGCTTGGCCACGAAGAAGCGGCTTACACCTATCTGAACGGGCTACGCACCCGAATTGACGCTGTCATCGACCGACTACGGGCAGGTCGGGTGTTGCCCAAACGGGTGATGGTTATGGAATGGATGGCGCCCATTTACAACTGTGGCCACTGGATTCCACATCAGATTGCGTATGCGGGCGGCATCGATATGCTGGGTAATCCATCGGGCGATAGCATCGTTACATCCTGGGAAAAAGTACGCCGGTATGATCCGGAAGTACTGGTCATTGCTCCGTGTGGCTTCACTACCGAGCGCACCCTACAGGAGCTGCCTATACTTGAGAAACAGTCCGGCTGGCATAGCTTACGAGCAGTAGCCAACAAAGCGGTTTACATTGCAGACTATGACTTATTCACCCAGCCTTCACCGGCTACACTAGTCGATGGTATCGAACTGCTGGCAGCTTGCTTCCACCCTGATATATTCGCCATACCGGCTGCTTTAGAATCAAAAGTTTATGACTTATATGCCTCCACGGCAGGCGTACCTGCATCTGGTTACGGGCGGAGCACGGAGCGGTAA
- a CDS encoding M16 family metallopeptidase, whose amino-acid sequence MRSIAFIFIALLIVGTSVAQTFKVPPYQKFKLKNGLTIYLMEQHEVPLINVSAVFDAGAVQDENRYGLSNMTADALLFGSSKYTKAQLEEKTEYVGASVDTYGSKEVAKLTASFAVKDQDLLFDIIQDVITKPTFDQAEFDKYKQRQLLQLTQQKESPRGVINSYFNRFVFEGHPYANPITGTPTAVSAITANDARQFYQKNYTADRAAIAIVGDFNTVAMKKRITDLFGNWKTVAATSPKLTEPTVAFDKNRVLLVNKDDARETTFLIGGKGITQNNPDFIPVTVVNTILGGRFTSWLNDALRVNSGLTYGAGSRFGTFRNSGTFAISTFTKVSTTTEAIDMALQVLDSLHRTGIDEKTLLSAKNYVKADFPPRYESASELANLLTDMFSLGFDESFINNFQKNVDGLTVAKTRQIIDQYFPKTNLQFVLIGKADTIREKVKKYGTITEKEIKADGF is encoded by the coding sequence ATGAGATCCATAGCCTTTATTTTTATAGCCCTGCTGATAGTAGGCACGTCGGTGGCGCAGACGTTTAAAGTGCCGCCCTACCAGAAATTCAAGCTCAAAAATGGACTGACCATCTACCTGATGGAGCAGCATGAGGTGCCACTCATCAACGTTTCGGCCGTATTCGATGCCGGGGCTGTTCAGGATGAAAATCGATATGGTCTCTCCAATATGACCGCTGATGCCCTGTTGTTTGGCAGTTCAAAATATACCAAAGCGCAACTCGAAGAAAAAACCGAATACGTTGGAGCCAGTGTCGATACGTATGGCAGTAAGGAAGTGGCCAAACTGACGGCTTCGTTTGCCGTAAAAGATCAGGATTTACTGTTCGATATTATTCAGGATGTCATTACGAAACCTACGTTTGATCAGGCCGAATTTGACAAATACAAACAGCGTCAACTCCTCCAGTTAACCCAGCAGAAAGAGAGCCCGCGAGGAGTGATCAACTCGTACTTCAATCGGTTTGTATTTGAGGGTCATCCATATGCAAACCCTATTACGGGAACGCCAACGGCCGTGTCGGCCATTACGGCTAATGATGCCAGACAGTTTTATCAGAAGAATTATACTGCCGATCGGGCCGCTATTGCCATCGTGGGCGATTTCAACACGGTAGCGATGAAAAAACGGATAACCGACCTGTTCGGCAACTGGAAAACAGTGGCCGCTACATCGCCCAAATTAACCGAACCGACGGTTGCCTTCGATAAGAACCGGGTGTTGCTGGTCAACAAAGACGATGCCCGCGAAACAACGTTTCTGATTGGCGGTAAAGGCATTACGCAAAATAACCCCGACTTTATTCCGGTAACGGTTGTCAACACCATTCTGGGCGGCCGATTTACGTCCTGGCTAAACGACGCACTGCGCGTCAATTCAGGCCTTACCTACGGAGCCGGAAGCCGATTCGGCACCTTCCGCAACAGTGGAACGTTTGCCATTTCGACGTTTACAAAGGTCAGCACCACCACCGAGGCCATCGACATGGCCCTCCAGGTTCTGGACAGTTTACATCGAACAGGTATTGACGAAAAAACACTCCTTTCGGCGAAAAACTACGTAAAAGCCGACTTCCCACCCCGCTACGAATCGGCCAGTGAGCTAGCGAATCTGCTAACGGATATGTTCAGTCTGGGCTTCGATGAGTCGTTTATCAACAACTTCCAGAAGAACGTCGACGGACTGACCGTAGCCAAAACCCGGCAAATCATTGACCAGTATTTCCCTAAAACAAACCTTCAATTCGTACTCATTGGCAAAGCCGATACAATTCGGGAGAAAGTAAAAAAATACGGAACCATCACGGAGAAAGAAATAAAAGCCGACGGATTTTAG
- a CDS encoding Dph6-related ATP pyrophosphatase: protein MTKAIMNWSGGKDSAFALWQLLQAGNYQIETLLTTLNEANRRISMHGVPEQLLDAQAKQLGLPQTKLYLPEESSMVDYEQRMANTLEPLVAAGVTHAIFGDIFLEDLRKWRETQLASKNLTGVFPLWRIPSHQLLDKFWAAGFSTIVVSVNSQYLDESFCGRILDQSFVDDLPQNVDPCGENGEFHTFVYQAPYFAEPINVQVVGTVTKTYSFKTATGEQITSTYYFADLQLN, encoded by the coding sequence ATGACCAAAGCAATCATGAACTGGTCGGGCGGGAAAGATTCGGCCTTCGCCTTGTGGCAACTACTTCAGGCCGGAAATTATCAGATCGAAACGCTATTAACGACATTAAACGAAGCTAACCGACGCATTTCAATGCACGGTGTACCTGAGCAATTACTTGACGCACAGGCAAAGCAGTTGGGTTTGCCGCAGACTAAACTCTATCTGCCTGAAGAAAGCTCAATGGTCGATTACGAGCAACGAATGGCCAACACACTGGAACCGCTTGTTGCCGCTGGGGTCACTCATGCGATTTTCGGCGATATCTTTCTGGAGGACTTACGAAAGTGGCGTGAAACCCAACTGGCCAGTAAGAACCTGACCGGAGTTTTTCCACTCTGGCGTATTCCATCCCATCAATTGCTCGACAAATTCTGGGCAGCAGGCTTTTCAACGATCGTTGTTAGTGTCAATAGCCAATACCTCGACGAGTCCTTTTGTGGACGCATCCTCGATCAGTCGTTTGTCGATGACCTTCCGCAGAACGTCGATCCCTGCGGAGAAAATGGTGAATTCCATACCTTCGTCTATCAGGCTCCCTATTTTGCTGAGCCAATAAACGTACAGGTTGTCGGTACGGTAACCAAAACGTATTCGTTTAAAACGGCCACTGGCGAACAGATAACATCGACCTATTATTTTGCTGATCTGCAACTGAATTGA
- a CDS encoding SMP-30/gluconolactonase/LRE family protein, with translation MTSTNRLLSGISVALLTLLSGACKVEDTPPLPYEEGVYIVNAGTPGASNGSISFIARNTTTPTVDIFNAANGRALGGSVRDYTEIDGKGVILVDNMAAGQDKVEIVESGTFKSLATFQAPDVENPRFVIYAGPNKAYISCWDATGSGANTYTKSGYILVLNLGSRTVVKKIPVTKGAERMVLVNKEVFVGSVGGEQVLTVINTDTDEVVQPGIDAGVNANPIAFDANKKLWAYASSTNEMVRINPTSKLVETRLKVGSGPKTPSAITLNADKTIFFFVNSFNDPADNGKLKGETYRFSINDVTIQANTPFIRRLFSGLGVDANGLVYAAVTPSANQPGYVVRYQPSGAVVDSIKADIAPTRFFFR, from the coding sequence ATGACAAGTACTAATCGTTTACTCAGCGGTATTAGCGTTGCCTTATTAACGCTTTTAAGCGGAGCCTGCAAAGTTGAGGATACTCCACCTTTACCCTATGAAGAAGGTGTTTATATCGTAAATGCAGGCACTCCTGGTGCCAGCAACGGATCTATTTCCTTCATAGCCCGCAATACCACCACGCCAACAGTAGATATTTTTAACGCTGCCAATGGCAGAGCGCTGGGTGGCAGCGTTCGGGATTATACAGAAATTGATGGTAAGGGTGTCATTCTGGTCGATAATATGGCGGCCGGACAAGACAAAGTTGAAATTGTTGAGTCAGGCACGTTCAAATCGCTGGCAACCTTCCAGGCTCCTGATGTTGAAAATCCACGCTTCGTTATTTATGCTGGTCCCAATAAAGCGTATATCAGTTGCTGGGATGCAACCGGCAGCGGGGCAAATACGTATACCAAATCTGGCTATATTCTGGTTCTGAATCTGGGTTCCCGGACCGTTGTAAAGAAAATCCCAGTCACGAAAGGTGCCGAACGTATGGTACTTGTCAACAAAGAGGTCTTTGTGGGCAGCGTCGGGGGTGAGCAGGTTCTGACTGTTATTAATACGGATACGGATGAAGTGGTTCAGCCGGGCATTGACGCGGGCGTAAATGCCAACCCGATTGCCTTTGATGCCAATAAAAAACTGTGGGCCTATGCATCATCAACCAATGAGATGGTTCGGATTAACCCGACGAGCAAACTAGTCGAGACCCGGCTTAAAGTAGGGAGCGGTCCAAAAACACCCAGTGCGATTACCTTAAACGCCGACAAAACGATTTTTTTCTTCGTCAATTCTTTCAATGATCCGGCCGACAACGGTAAGTTAAAAGGCGAAACCTATCGCTTTTCAATCAACGATGTAACTATTCAGGCCAATACGCCTTTTATTCGTCGGTTATTTAGTGGTTTAGGTGTTGATGCCAATGGGTTGGTTTATGCAGCCGTAACCCCTTCAGCGAATCAGCCAGGTTATGTAGTACGCTACCAGCCAAGTGGTGCAGTGGTCGATTCGATTAAGGCCGACATTGCCCCTACCCGATTCTTTTTCCGGTAA
- the cobU gene encoding bifunctional adenosylcobinamide kinase/adenosylcobinamide-phosphate guanylyltransferase, with product MTYMPPRQAYLHLVTGGARSGKSRYAQQLAREWSPTPVYVATARVWDDEFAERVSHHKQDRGPEWTVFEELRQVSQLPLSGQTVVIDCVTLWLTNFFGDTKSDVTESLRLFQKEVDELVKLPGRFIIVTNELGMGVHAETAIGRAFTDLQGWANQYVASQADAVTLMVSGLPLPVKIPAL from the coding sequence ATGACTTATATGCCTCCACGGCAGGCGTACCTGCATCTGGTTACGGGCGGAGCACGGAGCGGTAAAAGCCGCTACGCCCAACAACTGGCCCGCGAATGGAGTCCGACGCCGGTTTACGTAGCAACAGCCAGGGTTTGGGATGATGAGTTTGCGGAGCGGGTGTCGCACCACAAGCAGGATCGTGGCCCGGAATGGACCGTATTTGAAGAGCTTCGCCAGGTTAGTCAGCTTCCTCTTTCGGGTCAGACGGTCGTTATTGACTGTGTGACGCTCTGGCTTACTAACTTTTTTGGTGATACAAAAAGCGATGTTACCGAGTCATTGCGGCTCTTTCAGAAAGAGGTCGACGAACTGGTAAAGCTACCGGGTCGGTTTATTATCGTCACCAATGAGCTAGGTATGGGCGTACACGCCGAAACGGCTATTGGCCGGGCGTTCACCGACCTACAGGGGTGGGCGAATCAGTATGTAGCCAGCCAGGCAGATGCCGTTACGCTCATGGTTAGTGGGTTGCCTCTACCTGTCAAAATACCTGCTTTATGA